The Parambassis ranga chromosome 13, fParRan2.1, whole genome shotgun sequence genome contains the following window.
CCAGTGTACTGAATAACAATCCTATACAAAAAGTCTGTTTTCACATTGTTTTGTAGGTTTTTATCCAGTTGAAGAAATCCGAATAGTTCTGATCGGAAAAACCGGAAATGGGAAAAGTTCATCCGGAAACACCATCTTAAACCGAACAGCGTTTGATGTAAGGCTCTCTCCTCAGTCTGTGACATCAGAGTGTCAAAAGGCCAGAGGAACAGCGGCTGGGATCAGGGTGGCGTTGATCGACACGCCGGGAATTTATGACACAAAGTACACAGAACAAGAGGTGGTCAGAAAACTGAGAGAGTGCATCTCCCTATCTGCTCCCGGTCCACACGTTTTCCTGATTGTCATCAAGCTGGGCAGATTCacacaggaggagcagaaaacCATTGAGCTGCTGCAGATGGTGTTTGGTGACCGTGCTGCAGCTTACTCCATGGTCCTCTTCACACACGGCGAGCAGCTGGGAAACACAACAGTTGAAGCTTTTTTCAGTCAGAGCGAAAAACTTAGATCTTTGGTTGAAAGATGTGACATGCGCTACCATGTTCTCAGTAATACAGTTTCTGACAGCTGTCAGGTAGCCGAGCTGCTCACAAAGATAAGCAGTATGGTCCAGCACAATGGAGGGATGTATTACACAAATGCAATGTTccaggcagcagagagagccaTCCAAGAACGAGCGGAGAAGATTTTCTACCTTAACGCCGAGAAGAAaaggcaagaagaagaaaaactgaaagCTACAATTGAGGCATCACTGCTGCAGGAAGAGTTGCAGAGGCTCGACGAAGAGTACAGAAGAGAATCAAGAGAAAaggcagagaagaaaaacaaatttgTGAAAGGTCTCATTGTGCCATCAGCTGAAGTGGGCATGTTAGCTGGGGCTGCTGCTACAGCTTGTGCAGGTCCAGTCTGTGCTGTTGTTGGAGCAGTGGTGGGTGGAACTATCGGGGCTTTAGTTGGACTGCTGACACCGATAGCGGCAAAAGCTGTGAAGAAAATGTGTGCTGTACAGTGAGACCCACAACCTAcacaacagatacacaacagctactactactacacaaCTGCTGTTTACATCGTCAGCAGGCTGAAGAGCTGAGCAATGAATACACAATGGAAGCACTGCAAACACATGAGCTGTTTTTATAATGAAGTGAACAACATTTAGCTTCTACTCCATTCTTATTCTTCATACCAGATGTAGCTGTTTGTCAGTCTGAAGAGTGAACATCGGACTTTACTCAGCTGAACTCGTGCTGCCAGCATGTGATGAAACACTAAATAATGTACATTTGAAGCATCTTTAAAGCTTCCATTTGTGTTATAGGTTTCTGTTCAGATGCTGTCCTGTTAAACTGGATATTATCTGTACAAGATAAGCTGTATAAATGGCTGCAAACAAAACCTCACCAGTTTACTctcctggaagaaaaaacagCCTTTTTGATTAGCCtatttctccttcttcttctttttatctttttaactGAGGCCACACAGGGCTCACCTCACCTTATATTAAGGAACACAGTGATATTGGATAACAACAATGAAGTAAATTGAACCTcttaaagctttaaaaaaatagcTATAATATCTTGTCATTTATGATGAGTTTTGTATTTAACATTTGGATATTTTAGTTCAGTTGCAACAATTACTAACCTGTGGTGTGGTGTCTGTTAACAGAAGTAGCAAATATTTTCAGGCTTAGGGCATACAGGGAACTTTTgaaacatatgtgtgtgtatgtaaaaccTTTAGATGggaagtcagtgtgtgttgtacacAGTAggtgaacacacagtgacaatgCTGACAATGCTGACAAACTCACCCCAGACAGACAGCATTCCACAGTTAGAGGCTCTGGTGAATTTTTTTCAGGGTACCTTGTCTGTGTGCAAAAAACAAATCCTGCATACTAAACACATGACACATACAAGGACATGTCACTACTGCTGAATACATTTTCAGAAATACATGCATATATTTTCAAATTCTTCGTTTTTCTTGTCTCTATCAGTTgtcattttgtctgtgtgtgtgtgtgtgtgtgtgtgtgtgtttctttgtgtgtctcagtcACTCTTCTGACAGCTGGACTCACTGGCCCTCAGGAAAAATGACCAACTCTCTTTACATGGACTGTACTGCATAAAAGAGCCACACTTTGCTCTTTACAGCCCTGCCTCACATGCACAAGCACAAACTCACATGTACATGTAGGGAACATAAATGTGGAGTCACCATGGTCTCGCTCCGCCTTGTAGCAAACACACAAGGCTTAGATCAGAGACTATTTTAAGGTGGTTTCTCATGCGGTAGTAATCATTCCAAAGGCCACAGAATACAATAGAGGTCTACAGTTAACAGCTTGCTGTGCTGTAATGCCAGAGCCACAGAGTGGCTCGAGGTGAATCTGTCTTTAGAAATAAATTTCAACAACTTAGACGAGCTCGTTTCAAGTGcaggctggaaaaaaaatggctgtgCATGGCTGCATGTGAGCaacacagctctctctctcgctctctttctgtgtgtgtgtgtgtttacgacCTGGAATAGCAAAAAGTAACATCCTGGGGGAAATAATGATGGTGTACAtgagagaaaacaaagcaaagtgtCTTCTCACTAGTTCAATTATACTccagacacagaaacactgtaaaaaaagacagaaaagaacCACATTGTGGTTTCCGTTATGTGCTGCCCCTCACCCACTACATATAACTTCATACAAAGAAGCAGATGGATAATGTGGGTTAAGTGCTTCCCTAACACAATGTGTTTGTTGACATGTGCCACAgctatataatataatataatataatataatataatataatataatataatataatataatataatataatataatataatataatataatat
Protein-coding sequences here:
- the LOC114444433 gene encoding GTPase IMAP family member 7-like yields the protein MTQSTGFYPVEEIRIVLIGKTGNGKSSSGNTILNRTAFDVRLSPQSVTSECQKARGTAAGIRVALIDTPGIYDTKYTEQEVVRKLRECISLSAPGPHVFLIVIKLGRFTQEEQKTIELLQMVFGDRAAAYSMVLFTHGEQLGNTTVEAFFSQSEKLRSLVERCDMRYHVLSNTVSDSCQVAELLTKISSMVQHNGGMYYTNAMFQAAERAIQERAEKIFYLNAEKKRQEEEKLKATIEASLLQEELQRLDEEYRRESREKAEKKNKFVKGLIVPSAEVGMLAGAAATACAGPVCAVVGAVVGGTIGALVGLLTPIAAKAVKKMCAVQ